The Leptospira sp. WS39.C2 genome contains a region encoding:
- a CDS encoding ArsR/SmtB family transcription factor: MVEFKKKEQVLDRVFAALSDHSRRQMLARLRKGSLSISELAEPFEMSFAGVAKHIEVLTDAQLIKKVRAPEDGRSYKLELQNQSLTEATNWIIYHQEFWTNKLARLETFLEEKDNEPRSIKNRKKN, from the coding sequence ATGGTTGAATTTAAGAAAAAAGAACAAGTTTTGGACCGAGTTTTTGCTGCTCTTTCTGATCATTCTAGAAGGCAAATGTTAGCTCGTCTTAGGAAGGGTTCCTTGAGCATTTCTGAGTTAGCAGAACCATTTGAAATGTCATTTGCCGGAGTTGCAAAACATATCGAGGTCTTAACTGATGCTCAGCTTATTAAGAAGGTACGCGCACCTGAAGACGGTAGAAGTTATAAATTAGAACTTCAAAACCAAAGCTTAACAGAGGCCACGAATTGGATTATTTATCACCAAGAGTTTTGGACAAATAAACTTGCAAGGTTAGAAACATTTTTGGAGGAAAAAGATAATGAACCAAGAAGTATTAAAAATAGAAAGAAAAATTAA